GATCCATTCACTGACGGCATACCGCAAGAGTGCACCGAGTGCACCGCCAGTTCCCACGATGTGTGCGGGTTCGATCGTCGTCACGCTACTGCACCTCAACTATCCGTGCGAATTCTCGTCCGAGGAGGACAGCACCGAATCCGAGGGCGTAGTTAGCGAGGACGTTGGCGAGCATCAAAATCGGTGCAGAAACGAGTGCTGTCTGGAGTGCGAACGTGCTGTATGTGGTAAACGAAGAGAGAAATCCTGTCGCGGCGACCCAGTGCGTCTTGCTCGATAGGAGCCCGCTGTACATCGCTTCGTACAGAATGAATCCGAGCACGAAACTACCGACTGCGTTGGCAACGAGCGTTCCCGGTGGCCCCGGTAGTAACCCCGCGACGAAATATCGCAAATTCGATCCCGCGAATCCACCAATTCCGACGAGTACAACGGGTTCCAGCCGAATCAAAAAATGCTCATCTGACATGTATGGAGAGAACCATCAATAGATGTCTTCGGAGATTGGACGAGACAGTCTCTGTCACTCGTATGAGTCGTCTAGCTTACGTATTGATATGTGCACTGAAATCAATCGACGA
The nucleotide sequence above comes from Halocatena marina. Encoded proteins:
- a CDS encoding CrcB family protein, which codes for MSDEHFLIRLEPVVLVGIGGFAGSNLRYFVAGLLPGPPGTLVANAVGSFVLGFILYEAMYSGLLSSKTHWVAATGFLSSFTTYSTFALQTALVSAPILMLANVLANYALGFGAVLLGREFARIVEVQ